Proteins from a genomic interval of Dama dama isolate Ldn47 chromosome 1, ASM3311817v1, whole genome shotgun sequence:
- the MS4A1 gene encoding B-lymphocyte antigen CD20, with protein MATPRNSMVGAFPAEGPAAMHAAQKVIPRRAPVVVGPTQSFFMREAKALGAVQIMNGLFHIALGSLMLIHKDVYMPICVTLWYPLWGGIMYIISGSLLAAAEKNSTQSMLTGRVIMNSLSLFAAISGIIFLIMDIFNMTISHFFKMENLNLIKTQMPYININNCERANPDENNSQSVEYCARIRFVFLSNFAVMMIFAFLQKLVTAGTVENEWKKICSRPKANIVLLSAEEKKEQAIEIKEVVEQTEVAEQIEISSLPKNEEDIEIIPVQEEEEEEAEMNFPEPPQDQGDSPIENDSVP; from the exons ATGGCGACACCCAGGAATTCAATGGTCGGAGCTTTCCCAGCGGAAGGTCCTGCTGCCATGCATGCTGCTCAGAAAGTGATTCCCAGGAGGGCGCCTGTGGTGGTGGGCCCCACACAGAGCTTCTTCATGAGGGAAGCGAAGGCTCTGGGG GCTGTCCAGATTATGAACGGGCTGTTCCACATTGCCCTGGGAAGCCTCATGCTGATCCACAAGGACGTCTACATGCCCATCTGTGTAACCTTGTGGTACCCTCTCTGGGGAGGCATCATG TACATCATTTCTGGATCACTGCTGGCCGCAGCGGAGAAAAACTCCACACAGAGCATG CTCACAGGAAGAGTAATAATGAACTCTTTGAGCCTCTTTGCTGCTATTTCTGGAATAATTTTTTTGATCATGGACATATTTAATATGACaatttcccatttttttaaaatggagaatCTGAACCTTATCAAGACTCAGATGCCATATATTAACATAAACAACTGTGAACGAGCTAACCCTGACGAGAACAACTCTCAGTCCGTGGAATATTGTGCCAGGATACGGTTTGTGTTCTTG agcaaTTTCGCAGTGATGATGATTTTTGCCTTCCTCCAGAAACTTGTGACAGCTGGCACTGTTGAGAATGAGTGGAAAAAAATATGCTCCAGACCCAAAGCT AACATCGTTCTCCTGTCagctgaagaaaaaaaggaacaggcGATTGAAATAAAAGAAGTGGTTGAGcagactgaagtggctgagcagaTTGAAATATCTTCCCTACCAAAGAATGAAGAAGACATTGAGATTATTCCAGtccaagaagaagaggaagaagaagcagAAATGAACTTCCCGGAGCCCCCCCAGGATCAGGGAGACTCGCCAATAGAAAACGATAGTGTCCCTTAA